The DNA segment GATGTGGCCGTCGTGCGCGAGGACGCGGCTGGCGCGCGCGGGGATGTGGCCGTCGTGCGCGAGGATGTCGGCGTGCCGCCCGAGGTGATCGAGCAGACGGTGCTCCTCCAGCAGGTCGCCAGCGCCGTCGAAGCGAGCGCGTGAGCCGCGGTCTGGACCGCGGCGGGCGGTGGCCCCGGTCCAGATCCGACCACGCGGCCTGCGCGTCCAGTCGACCCGCGCGTCAGCCGTGACGCCGGCGCGTGTTCCCGGGCGCAGCCCGACGCGCGGCGCGCGACGTCACGCCGGGCCGGACAGGTTCGTGCTTCCGATCGGCGACGCGCTGGCGAGCGGGGAGCGCTTCTCGCCCGCGAAGGCCTTCTCCACGAGGTAGTCGCCCGGCTCGCCGCTGTTGCCCTCCTCGAAGCCGCGCGACTCCAGGAGCGCGGCGGTGTCGGCGAGCATCTCCGAGCTGCCGCAGAGCATCAGCCGATCGTGCGCGGGGTCGAGCGCGGGCAGCGCCAGATCGGCGAAGATGCGGCCGGACTCGATGAGCGCGGTGATCCGGCCCTCGGTCTTGAACGCCTCGCGGGTGACGGACGGGTAATAGCGGAGCTTGGGCCGCACGATCTCGCCGAGCAGCTCGTCCGCCGCGAGCTCGTGCTCGAGGTAGCGCGCGTACGCGAGATCCTGCGCGCGGCGGCACGTGTGCGTGATGACCACGCGCTCGAAGCGCTCGTACGTCTCGGGGTCCTTGACGACGCTGAGGAACGGCGCCAGGCCGGTCCCGGTCGCCAGGAGCCACAGGGTCCGGCCCGGCCGCAGGTTGCCGATCGTGAGCGTGCCCGTCGCGCGCTTGCCGACGAGGATCGTCTCGCCGACGGCAATGTGCTGCAGGCGCGAGGTCAGCGGGCCGTTCGGCACCTTGATCGAGAAGAACTCGAGCGTCTCCTCGTGGTTTGCGCTCGCGAGGGAGTACGCGCGGACGAGCGGCTTGCCCGCGACCACGAGCCCCATCATGCAGAATTGCCCGTTCGCGAAGCGGAAGCTCGGCGAGCGGGTGGTCTTGAGCGTGAAGAGCTTGTCCGTCCAGTGGTGGACCTCGAGCACCGTCTCTTCTGTGTAGCCGGGTACCATGTCGTTCATCCTTGTCGGTGCGGAAGCATCGCGGCGTGGTGGTTCGAAAGAGCGCGCTCCCCGATCACGACAGCGGGGCGGCGCCGCGGCGCGCGAGGGCGCCGAGCTCTACCGCAAGGTCGTCTTCCATGAGTTCGATGCTTCACATAGCAATCATGCAAATGATAATCAAGATCATCATTGGCCCATGGCGCCGTCGTCGGTGGCTCCGCAGAGCGTCGCCGCGTTGTCGTGGCACGACCTCGTAGCGCTTCGTCCTCTAGGGGCGAGGGGGCTCGTTGACGATGCCCGTGGAGCCGCTGGCCATACGGCGCGGAGGCCGTCCGCCGGGCGAGGCGCGCCAGCGGGCCGGGCGGGGCGCTCATGGGGGCCGGGCGGGCCAGGAGCGCTGCGCCGCGCGG comes from the Sorangium aterium genome and includes:
- a CDS encoding ferredoxin--NADP reductase yields the protein MVPGYTEETVLEVHHWTDKLFTLKTTRSPSFRFANGQFCMMGLVVAGKPLVRAYSLASANHEETLEFFSIKVPNGPLTSRLQHIAVGETILVGKRATGTLTIGNLRPGRTLWLLATGTGLAPFLSVVKDPETYERFERVVITHTCRRAQDLAYARYLEHELAADELLGEIVRPKLRYYPSVTREAFKTEGRITALIESGRIFADLALPALDPAHDRLMLCGSSEMLADTAALLESRGFEEGNSGEPGDYLVEKAFAGEKRSPLASASPIGSTNLSGPA